The Phaeocystidibacter marisrubri DNA segment CACGGGGTACGGGTACAACCTAAACATTGAAGTGAGATTGGGTAGGTTCTGAATGAAAAATGGTTCATTTCAGAGCTACCATTACTTATGATCTTCAAAAGTGATACTGAAATTAATGCTCAGCAAATATCATCTTAACTGTTTCTGGAAGTATACTTTGAATTCAAGAACTCTTTGGTTTTGCAGAAGGAGTACACTTTAAAGGATCAAATCACAAGAACATCTTTATTAACCGTCATTTTCTGAAATTCCTGAATATTTACAGAGGGGGTTATGAAGTAAAAAGCATGATGTATGCAATGCGTGAAGTCAGGCTCATTCAAGAACCAGAAGCAATTCTATTCTTCAAAATGCCCCATTTCAATTCATCAAAGCTTAGGCAGACTATCTAAATATTTAAGTTCAACTTTGTAAACTAGTACTTAGTACCAGTACCCCAAAAACCATGACTCAACCCAACAACCCCCTTCACGGTATTAAGCTCGCTCAAATTGTTGAGGAGCTTCACGACCATTACGGTTGGCAAGAGCTCGGAGAACGCATTCCTATTCGGTGTTTCCAATTTGAACCTTCCGTAAAATCCAGTTTGAAATTCCTGCGAAGAACTCCTTGGGCTAGGGAAAAAGTGGAACGCTTGTATTTAAAGATGTTGAAGTCTGGCGCCTGATTTCAGGCTTCAGGCTCCCTTGCTTCACATCCACCTCTTTCCTATTTTCACAGCTTGTAAAGCTCTCGCTATGCTACTCAGAACATTAGTTGTTGCCTTCTCCATTCTCTCAATAACTGGACTGGGACAAACACCGGATCCAATTCCCGTCGACTATGATGAGCTGGATGACGAGGTCCTTACTTTTATTTCAGTTGAATTCCTACCCGTTTATCCAGGCTGTGAGAATGAAGACGATGAGGACGTAAAATTCCAGTGCTTCCAGACGAAAATTCAAGAGCATATCATTCAAAATTTTACGATAACCCGTGAAATGCAAAAAGAACCAGGTGGTAAAGTCTGGGTTGAGTTTATCATAGAGAAAGATGGATCCATTTCTAGCACTGAGGTATCTAGATCATCAGGAAACAAACTTGTAGATGCCGAAGCCCTACGAATTGTAAGTAGCTTACCTGCCATGACTCCCG contains these protein-coding regions:
- a CDS encoding VF530 family protein, which encodes MTQPNNPLHGIKLAQIVEELHDHYGWQELGERIPIRCFQFEPSVKSSLKFLRRTPWAREKVERLYLKMLKSGA
- a CDS encoding energy transducer TonB, with product MLLRTLVVAFSILSITGLGQTPDPIPVDYDELDDEVLTFISVEFLPVYPGCENEDDEDVKFQCFQTKIQEHIIQNFTITREMQKEPGGKVWVEFIIEKDGSISSTEVSRSSGNKLVDAEALRIVSSLPAMTPAIGENNTPVRMRYTVPINANWTND